One genomic region from Sphingobacterium sp. UGAL515B_05 encodes:
- a CDS encoding TonB-dependent receptor, with product MKQHVLTTLCLIACSSMQSLYAQQIQIAGKITDSNGKPISGVTINVKGANQGTSTNENGLFTLNANTNAILSISAVGYSPQEIQVNGRKTISISLVNNQQTLDEVMVVAYGTTKKSTYTGSAATVKAKDIDNVPVTSFEGALSGRVAGLTVSTPSGQAGSTPSIRIRGIGSMNASNEPLYVIDGVPANSGSGGQMGDYIYTSNNVMGNLNPDDIETITVLKDAAASSLYGSRAANGVILITTKKGKTGKPTVNFKTSLGFTPTWATDNYETASPQDQVNMLYQIFYDYRTSNGKTETEANTYALTQLNNKFNKHGYRFETNGTGRYDNVNILGMTDGIENREGKYYDWDKALFRTGIYQDNNLSLSGGTDATKYFSSLGYTTDKSRIRVNDFERISGRLNLTQKIVDNLEFGTNINIGHNKKKGFNDTRNTGSNYFLQSRNLLWPLYWPTNYKTGEEWTDRYGSYAYNADYYDKQWDNSSKTNKLGVISNLTWNILPSLTAKTVFSYDYTDMKDYLYYSAKHFNGVSDGGVVHQFNTNMLKLVSSNTVNYNKSFDKHNLNLLAGFEVEKNKTDFMRTTGRGLGSAELPYISSAGKFEANAYSWGYNLMSFLGKAEYNYDNTYFLAASYRRDGSSKLGPKNRWGDFWSVSGAYSLKNLPAFKENDAISTLRLKASYGINGTLPSDNFGWRRLVSFNNFNYKGQPGGNLVSNPDPDITWETSYTTNAGLEFGFLKNRITGSVEYFNRTSKNLLQDVPTSQTTGFSTVLRNVGQINNKGLEIELAGDIIKKEDFRWSANINAAFITSKVQKLNDNQDIIWYDPTGSVGNDTKGSGDARAQFIYREGQSTLAFYGYEWAGVDQKNGKNVYYTNNNQSGADIFDYNGRKATYDFNKADYTIIGNGVPKVSGGLNTDFEYKNFNLGFNFIYKIGGKLYDGAFKDVADDGYYWERIRSEYAFEHMWTDNNTGGTLPKLDGNDLTDPQKYSSRQLHDASFLRLKNINFGYRLPKSVLNKIGFSNARVYFNGTNLLTASKYKIADPEVGQYSTRGWETPIGKTYTFGIELGF from the coding sequence ATGAAACAACATGTGCTCACAACGTTGTGTCTCATAGCCTGTAGTTCGATGCAGTCTTTATATGCGCAACAGATCCAAATTGCTGGTAAAATAACAGACAGCAACGGAAAACCAATTAGCGGAGTTACAATTAATGTAAAGGGCGCTAACCAAGGAACCTCAACAAACGAAAATGGCCTGTTTACGCTAAACGCAAACACCAACGCGATATTAAGTATCTCTGCAGTAGGTTATAGTCCACAAGAAATTCAGGTCAATGGCCGAAAAACCATTAGTATATCCCTTGTGAACAATCAACAGACTTTGGATGAAGTTATGGTCGTCGCCTATGGCACGACAAAAAAAAGCACGTATACAGGTTCCGCTGCTACCGTAAAAGCTAAAGACATCGACAATGTACCGGTCACTTCATTTGAAGGTGCACTCAGTGGACGTGTTGCCGGACTTACCGTATCCACCCCTTCTGGCCAAGCAGGATCTACACCAAGTATTCGTATTCGGGGTATTGGGTCAATGAATGCCTCCAATGAGCCCCTGTATGTCATTGACGGAGTACCAGCCAATTCCGGGTCGGGTGGACAAATGGGTGATTACATTTACACATCCAATAATGTTATGGGCAACTTAAATCCCGATGATATTGAAACAATTACGGTATTAAAGGACGCTGCGGCATCATCTTTATATGGTTCAAGGGCTGCAAATGGCGTTATCCTCATTACAACAAAAAAAGGAAAAACGGGAAAACCGACGGTAAACTTCAAGACTTCTCTTGGCTTTACCCCGACTTGGGCGACAGACAACTACGAAACTGCGTCGCCACAGGATCAAGTCAATATGTTGTATCAGATCTTTTATGACTACCGTACCTCAAACGGAAAAACTGAAACGGAAGCGAACACCTATGCTTTAACCCAACTGAATAATAAATTTAACAAACACGGTTATCGTTTCGAAACCAACGGTACTGGCCGATACGACAATGTGAACATCCTTGGAATGACCGATGGTATCGAAAATCGAGAAGGTAAATATTACGATTGGGATAAAGCCTTATTCCGTACGGGCATTTATCAAGATAACAATCTTTCGCTTTCGGGAGGAACTGACGCAACAAAGTATTTCTCATCTCTAGGTTATACGACAGATAAAAGCCGAATCAGAGTCAATGATTTCGAACGTATTTCAGGTCGTCTTAACCTAACACAAAAAATAGTGGACAATCTTGAGTTTGGCACCAATATTAACATTGGACACAACAAGAAAAAGGGATTTAATGACACTAGAAATACAGGTTCTAATTACTTCCTTCAATCCAGAAATCTTTTATGGCCTTTGTATTGGCCAACAAACTATAAAACTGGAGAAGAATGGACGGATAGATATGGTAGTTACGCTTATAATGCAGATTATTACGATAAACAATGGGACAACAGTTCCAAAACAAACAAACTGGGAGTTATCAGCAATTTAACCTGGAATATACTACCAAGTTTAACAGCTAAGACTGTATTCTCTTATGATTACACAGACATGAAGGACTACCTATATTATAGCGCCAAGCATTTTAACGGCGTCAGTGATGGCGGGGTCGTTCACCAGTTTAACACGAATATGTTAAAACTGGTTAGCTCCAATACGGTCAATTACAACAAATCCTTCGACAAGCATAACTTAAATTTATTAGCAGGTTTTGAAGTTGAGAAGAATAAGACGGATTTCATGCGCACAACAGGAAGAGGATTGGGATCTGCCGAACTTCCTTATATTTCGTCGGCGGGTAAATTTGAGGCAAATGCTTATAGCTGGGGTTATAATCTGATGTCATTTCTCGGAAAAGCTGAATATAACTACGACAACACCTATTTCCTAGCAGCCTCCTACCGTCGCGATGGTTCGTCTAAATTAGGACCTAAAAACCGATGGGGAGATTTTTGGTCTGTATCAGGCGCATATAGCTTAAAAAATCTACCTGCATTTAAAGAAAATGATGCGATCAGTACCTTACGTCTTAAAGCCTCATACGGTATCAATGGCACATTGCCCAGTGATAATTTTGGATGGAGAAGGCTTGTATCTTTCAACAACTTTAACTACAAAGGCCAGCCTGGTGGAAATCTGGTATCAAACCCTGACCCTGACATCACCTGGGAAACGTCCTATACAACCAATGCAGGGCTGGAATTTGGCTTCCTAAAAAATAGGATTACGGGATCGGTCGAATATTTTAACAGAACATCCAAAAACCTATTACAGGATGTTCCGACATCGCAGACGACAGGATTTAGTACTGTCTTAAGAAATGTAGGTCAGATCAACAACAAAGGATTAGAGATTGAATTGGCTGGCGATATCATAAAAAAAGAAGATTTCAGATGGAGTGCCAACATAAACGCCGCATTTATCACCTCTAAAGTCCAAAAACTTAACGATAATCAAGATATTATTTGGTACGATCCAACAGGATCAGTTGGTAACGACACCAAAGGAAGCGGAGATGCAAGAGCTCAATTTATCTATCGAGAAGGACAATCAACACTAGCTTTTTATGGCTACGAATGGGCTGGTGTAGATCAAAAAAATGGTAAAAATGTTTATTATACCAATAACAATCAGTCCGGTGCAGATATTTTCGATTACAATGGACGTAAAGCAACCTATGATTTTAATAAAGCAGACTATACGATCATTGGCAACGGTGTTCCAAAAGTGAGCGGTGGTCTAAATACAGATTTTGAGTATAAAAACTTCAATTTAGGCTTCAATTTCATTTACAAAATAGGCGGAAAGCTTTATGACGGTGCATTTAAGGATGTTGCGGATGATGGTTATTATTGGGAAAGAATTCGTTCCGAATACGCTTTTGAGCACATGTGGACCGACAACAATACAGGTGGGACACTCCCAAAATTGGATGGTAATGATTTAACAGATCCTCAAAAATATAGTTCAAGACAATTACATGATGCGTCTTTTCTGAGATTAAAAAATATCAACTTTGGCTATAGATTACCTAAGAGCGTATTAAATAAGATTGGATTCAGTAATGCGCGCGTTTATTTTAATGGGACTAACCTATTAACTGCATCCAAATATAAGATTGCGGACCCTGAAGTTGGTCAGTATTCAACTCGCGGATGGGAAACTCCAATTGGGAAAACTTACACATTTGGAATTGAACTAGGTTTTTAA
- the msrA gene encoding peptide-methionine (S)-S-oxide reductase MsrA codes for MKATFGGGCFWCTEVIFQNTEGVTSVLPGYMGGNIDNPTYEQVCTGTTDHVEVVELEYDEELVNYEDLLKIFFKTHNPTTLNRQGNDVGTQYRSVVFFHNEEQEILAKNFIDELDNEDVYEDPIVTTVEPAATFWLAEDYHHNYFNDHPENPFCSVVIAPKLQKFLKEFKG; via the coding sequence ATGAAAGCAACATTTGGAGGAGGATGTTTTTGGTGTACAGAAGTTATTTTCCAAAACACGGAAGGGGTGACATCCGTATTACCGGGATATATGGGCGGAAACATTGATAATCCCACTTATGAACAGGTTTGTACCGGTACGACAGACCACGTTGAGGTTGTCGAACTCGAATATGATGAAGAGCTAGTGAACTATGAAGACCTGTTGAAAATATTCTTCAAGACACATAATCCAACGACTTTAAACCGCCAGGGAAATGATGTAGGTACGCAGTATAGATCGGTTGTATTTTTTCATAATGAAGAACAGGAGATCTTAGCGAAGAATTTTATCGACGAATTGGATAATGAAGATGTGTATGAAGATCCTATCGTTACAACAGTTGAGCCTGCTGCGACATTTTGGCTCGCTGAGGACTATCATCATAATTATTTCAACGACCATCCTGAAAATCCATTCTGTTCGGTTGTTATTGCACCAAAACTTCAAAAATTCCTTAAAGAATTCAAAGGATAA
- a CDS encoding N(4)-(beta-N-acetylglucosaminyl)-L-asparaginase → MSSRRDFIRQGLIAATAMGTLTAFDAKGLTIAAKGSVKKYPIVISTWDFGIAANKAAWEILSKGGKALDAVEQGVRVPEADLKNMTVGKGGYPDRDGHVTLDACIMDADGNCGAVAGMEKIGHPISVARMVMEKTPHVMLVGEGALQFALENGFKEENLLTPEGEKAWKEWLKEKKYKPVANIENQSFAVERLPGNQYNHDTIGMLALDANGNISGACTTSGMAFKMHGRVGDSPIIGAGLYVDNEVGGATSTGVGEEVIRNVGSFLVVELMRQGYSPEDACKEAVMRIVKKKPAIAKEIQVGFLAINKKGEYGAYALQQGFSYAVCDSKQQDLLIKGKHYY, encoded by the coding sequence ATGAGTTCAAGACGTGATTTTATTAGGCAAGGTTTGATTGCTGCGACGGCAATGGGGACATTGACAGCATTTGATGCGAAAGGATTGACGATTGCAGCAAAGGGCAGTGTTAAAAAATATCCTATTGTAATTTCAACTTGGGACTTTGGAATTGCAGCAAATAAAGCCGCTTGGGAAATATTGTCGAAAGGTGGTAAGGCATTGGATGCCGTTGAACAAGGCGTACGTGTACCCGAGGCTGATCTCAAAAATATGACAGTTGGTAAAGGTGGTTATCCAGATCGCGATGGTCACGTCACACTTGATGCTTGTATCATGGATGCGGATGGTAACTGTGGTGCTGTTGCTGGAATGGAAAAAATTGGACATCCAATATCAGTAGCGCGGATGGTCATGGAGAAAACACCCCACGTGATGCTGGTAGGCGAAGGTGCATTGCAATTTGCGTTAGAAAATGGTTTTAAGGAAGAGAATCTTCTAACGCCAGAAGGTGAAAAGGCTTGGAAAGAATGGTTAAAGGAGAAAAAATACAAACCTGTAGCCAATATTGAAAATCAATCCTTTGCAGTGGAACGTCTGCCAGGGAACCAGTATAACCACGATACGATCGGTATGTTGGCATTGGATGCCAATGGAAATATTTCCGGAGCTTGTACAACCAGTGGTATGGCTTTCAAGATGCATGGTCGGGTAGGAGATAGCCCTATTATTGGAGCCGGACTTTATGTTGATAATGAAGTAGGAGGGGCTACATCTACCGGAGTTGGAGAAGAGGTTATACGCAATGTAGGTAGTTTTTTGGTTGTCGAATTGATGCGTCAGGGGTATTCACCCGAAGATGCCTGTAAGGAAGCTGTTATGCGTATCGTGAAGAAGAAACCTGCTATTGCAAAGGAAATTCAAGTGGGATTCCTGGCAATAAATAAAAAAGGTGAATACGGTGCTTATGCGCTGCAACAAGGTTTTTCCTATGCAGTGTGTGACAGTAAACAACAAGATTTATTGATTAAAGGAAAACACTACTATTAA
- a CDS encoding RagB/SusD family nutrient uptake outer membrane protein, with amino-acid sequence MKIFKISIIAATLLTSLSSCKDFLDVEPGNSIDANTGFNNASDARNRINGLSRLIASSNYYGRNFELYGEVKGGDLTVYSQGRGLDQLYSFNQDAETNNLSGFWSQIYYCIAQTNDVLEKIDKVEATSKAQYANAQGQLLTLRALFYFDLVRLYGKSYTQDKTSKGVPIVINSASYDNKPTRATVDEVYTQILKDLKAGQELLSASKKPDNGYINYYANLAIQSRVYLTMADYENAYQKANEIITDNVYKLYENEKWASSWTSMYGSESIYELGINEGEADLGTASLGYYLMRRTGGQGGMFYASDYYLNRLKEDNSDVRWAILGRDESSATRMGAVYKNLGSVNTNTSLPLNSLGDKGNTNNTAVNIKVVRLSEIYLIAAEAALKKPAADPTKAASFLNAISKRSPNRAAFTAVSISEDAILNEKSKELFGEGHRYWDMIRLNKKITFNDDFQGLTIKTRPKEIDRTFEKCILPIPQSEINANPALKDQQNPGY; translated from the coding sequence ATGAAAATATTTAAAATATCCATTATAGCAGCCACCCTACTGACGTCACTCAGTAGCTGCAAAGATTTTCTGGATGTCGAGCCAGGTAATTCAATCGACGCCAACACGGGATTCAATAATGCAAGCGATGCTAGAAACAGAATCAACGGCCTAAGTCGGCTTATAGCCTCGTCAAACTATTACGGTCGAAACTTCGAACTCTATGGTGAGGTTAAAGGTGGTGATCTAACGGTTTACTCGCAAGGGAGAGGTTTGGATCAATTATATTCTTTCAATCAAGATGCTGAAACCAACAACTTATCTGGATTCTGGTCTCAAATCTATTATTGTATTGCACAGACAAATGATGTTCTAGAAAAAATAGACAAAGTTGAAGCAACCTCCAAAGCTCAATATGCGAATGCACAAGGCCAATTATTGACTTTACGTGCACTGTTTTATTTTGACCTAGTCAGGTTATATGGCAAATCCTATACGCAGGATAAAACTTCCAAAGGTGTACCGATTGTTATCAATTCGGCCTCCTATGATAACAAACCTACCCGTGCTACCGTAGATGAGGTATATACACAAATCTTAAAAGACCTGAAGGCTGGCCAAGAGTTGCTCAGCGCGAGTAAAAAGCCCGATAATGGCTATATCAACTACTATGCGAACCTAGCCATCCAAAGCAGAGTCTATTTAACCATGGCAGACTACGAAAATGCGTATCAGAAAGCAAACGAGATCATTACCGACAATGTATACAAATTGTATGAAAATGAAAAGTGGGCAAGCTCCTGGACAAGTATGTATGGTAGTGAATCTATCTATGAACTTGGTATTAACGAAGGTGAGGCGGACCTTGGAACAGCTAGCTTAGGCTATTACCTTATGCGGAGAACCGGAGGTCAAGGGGGAATGTTCTATGCCAGTGATTATTACCTGAATCGATTAAAGGAGGACAACAGTGATGTCCGCTGGGCAATTTTAGGTCGTGATGAAAGCTCAGCCACTCGTATGGGTGCCGTGTATAAAAACTTAGGTAGTGTTAATACCAATACATCGCTCCCTTTAAATTCCTTGGGTGATAAAGGAAATACAAACAACACCGCTGTAAATATTAAAGTCGTTAGACTGTCGGAAATTTATCTTATCGCGGCCGAAGCGGCCTTAAAGAAACCTGCCGCTGACCCAACGAAGGCCGCCAGCTTTTTAAATGCTATTAGCAAACGCTCTCCTAACCGTGCTGCGTTTACTGCTGTATCCATTAGTGAAGATGCTATTCTTAACGAAAAAAGCAAAGAACTCTTTGGCGAAGGACATCGCTATTGGGACATGATCCGTCTAAATAAAAAGATTACTTTCAATGACGATTTTCAGGGCTTAACAATCAAAACAAGGCCAAAAGAAATTGATCGTACGTTTGAGAAATGTATATTACCGATTCCTCAATCTGAGATAAATGCCAATCCAGCATTAAAAGATCAACAAAATCCGGGTTATTAA
- a CDS encoding NlpC/P60 family protein, with the protein MKNTLKFAILAYASLIGVESSQAQQLDSTTYFKIKELQENVKREFAPDKRTKIVAIQKADIAQNQYVLETTEKDAKFVLEQKAKDISANIQVQLLPDASVGEKTTGVIRLSVANMRTFPDNAAELTSQVLLGTQVDLLQKKSGDYRVRTPDGYIAWVPTSSIEAMDKTMLANWRQAEKVIYTAEFGKSYSEPNEKSQRVSDLVYGDILQLKGQKGNFYEIAYPDGRLGYIKKSESQTLKNWFETRQPTAENIIASAKTMLGLPYLWGGTSVKGVDCSGFTKTSFFMNGFVIPRDASQQVLAGEKIDILDQEGHFDPEKALKNLKPADLLFFAAGKNSNPNARVTHVALYIGNGTFIHAAGLVRINSMLKDAANYDDFQTRTVVAARRYLGARDSAIQKVVESNYYNNK; encoded by the coding sequence ATGAAAAACACTCTTAAATTCGCTATTTTAGCTTATGCAAGCCTTATAGGTGTTGAAAGCAGTCAGGCGCAGCAGCTAGATTCCACGACTTATTTCAAGATCAAAGAGTTGCAAGAAAACGTAAAACGTGAATTCGCTCCCGATAAAAGAACCAAGATCGTAGCCATCCAAAAAGCGGATATAGCACAGAACCAATATGTACTTGAAACAACTGAAAAAGATGCTAAGTTCGTTTTAGAGCAAAAGGCAAAAGATATATCAGCCAATATTCAAGTACAGCTCTTGCCTGATGCAAGTGTAGGTGAAAAAACTACTGGAGTCATCAGGCTCTCCGTTGCAAATATGCGCACATTTCCAGATAATGCTGCGGAGCTAACCAGCCAAGTTTTATTGGGAACGCAAGTGGATCTTCTGCAAAAAAAGAGCGGCGACTATCGCGTGCGCACCCCCGATGGTTATATCGCATGGGTACCTACTTCGTCCATTGAAGCGATGGACAAAACCATGCTGGCCAATTGGCGACAAGCAGAAAAAGTTATCTATACAGCGGAGTTTGGAAAATCCTATTCTGAACCCAATGAAAAAAGCCAACGAGTGTCTGATCTCGTCTATGGCGACATCCTTCAGTTAAAAGGACAGAAAGGCAATTTTTATGAAATAGCATATCCGGACGGACGTTTAGGTTATATTAAAAAATCAGAAAGTCAAACCTTAAAAAATTGGTTTGAAACGCGCCAGCCTACAGCGGAAAATATTATCGCCAGTGCAAAAACAATGCTGGGCCTACCTTATTTGTGGGGGGGAACATCGGTAAAAGGTGTAGACTGCAGCGGTTTTACCAAAACAAGTTTTTTCATGAACGGCTTCGTAATTCCGAGAGATGCATCGCAACAAGTACTCGCAGGTGAAAAAATCGACATTTTAGATCAAGAAGGACATTTCGACCCTGAGAAAGCACTCAAAAATCTAAAACCGGCAGACTTACTGTTCTTTGCGGCAGGCAAAAACAGCAATCCTAATGCGCGTGTAACACATGTTGCACTCTATATCGGCAATGGAACTTTTATTCACGCTGCCGGATTGGTCCGGATCAACAGTATGCTTAAGGACGCTGCAAACTACGATGATTTCCAAACGCGGACTGTAGTTGCTGCCCGTCGTTACCTTGGCGCACGGGATAGCGCAATACAGAAGGTCGTTGAAAGCAATTATTACAACAATAAATAA
- a CDS encoding dipeptide epimerase, with protein sequence MSNQSEWISKDFGTFKLRFRPYTLTLRHVFTVASFSRSTTPVVLTELEYDGIVGYGEASMPPYLGESQESVLSFLNQIDLTGFNSPFQTEEILHYIDQLALKNTAAKAAIDIALHDILGKIMNQPYYKIWGLNPDLIPPTSYTIGIDTEEMIRKKVAEADQFKILKVKLGLDTDKMIIDTIRQVTDRPLCADVNQGWKTREEALEMAHWLAERNVSFLEQPMPKEQIDDNAWLTEHSPIPTIADEGCQRLVDVPALKGVYSGINIKLMKCTGMREAKRMAELARSLEMKVMIGCMTETSCAISAAAQLAPLTDWADLDGALLIGNDIYDGMTVVNGNCLLPDRPGIGILRK encoded by the coding sequence ATGAGCAATCAATCTGAATGGATTAGTAAAGATTTTGGAACCTTTAAATTGAGGTTTAGACCTTACACGCTAACTTTGCGCCATGTCTTCACTGTAGCTTCATTTAGTCGAAGCACAACACCGGTTGTATTGACCGAACTAGAGTATGACGGCATTGTCGGTTATGGTGAAGCGAGTATGCCACCCTATCTTGGCGAATCGCAGGAAAGTGTCTTATCATTCCTTAATCAGATCGATCTGACAGGCTTCAACTCTCCTTTTCAAACCGAGGAGATTCTCCATTATATCGATCAGCTTGCATTGAAAAATACAGCAGCAAAAGCCGCTATTGATATTGCATTACATGATATATTAGGGAAGATAATGAATCAACCTTATTATAAAATATGGGGATTAAATCCGGATCTTATCCCTCCGACATCCTATACTATTGGGATTGATACGGAAGAAATGATCCGTAAAAAGGTGGCGGAAGCGGATCAATTTAAAATTTTGAAAGTCAAGCTGGGTCTCGATACGGATAAAATGATCATCGATACTATCCGTCAGGTTACCGATCGACCATTATGTGCCGATGTCAATCAAGGTTGGAAAACACGTGAAGAGGCTCTCGAAATGGCACATTGGCTTGCAGAAAGAAATGTTTCTTTCTTGGAACAGCCGATGCCTAAGGAGCAGATAGACGACAATGCATGGCTTACTGAACATAGCCCTATCCCAACTATTGCCGACGAAGGATGTCAACGTCTTGTGGATGTCCCCGCATTAAAGGGTGTGTATTCGGGTATCAACATCAAATTGATGAAATGTACTGGCATGCGGGAAGCCAAACGTATGGCTGAGCTTGCGCGTTCTCTGGAAATGAAAGTTATGATCGGTTGCATGACCGAAACATCCTGTGCAATCAGTGCAGCAGCACAACTCGCTCCCCTAACAGACTGGGCTGATTTAGATGGTGCTTTATTGATCGGAAATGACATTTATGACGGTATGACCGTTGTCAATGGCAATTGCCTTCTTCCCGACCGTCCTGGAATTGGAATTTTAAGGAAATAA